The following proteins come from a genomic window of Streptomyces sp. NBC_00539:
- a CDS encoding ubiquitin-like domain-containing protein, with translation MRGEEPYGGHRDGPYGDQGGGRGRGDGRADAGAGGPYADHRRAPLDGPYEAPYDSPLRDLLAPRGEPGHPAPPEADPAVPAPRPARRRNGRGRTAAPHEDPYRTPAEEPPGPGRRRRPEGGGPATVWPPAETGPGRRRRSENPPPAPAPAGTGRRRAAPAAAPPPATAVAAAAPGPDHWRRIVPQALVVAFLAGGTTAFVAADKTVRLTVDGVPRTLHTFADGVDELLAAEHLGVGSHDLVAPGRDTALEDGEEVVVRYGRPLHLTLDGTSRQVWTTSRTVEGALRQLGIRAEGAYLSAAPAAAVPRAGLALTVRTERGVTFMADGHETTIRTNAATVQEALGQAGITLRGQDTTSVAPESFPRDGQTVTVLRITGTREVREERIPFETERAEDDSLFAGTELVERAGRPGTRRVTYSLRTVNGVQEKPRRLSDEVIREPVTQLVKVGTKPLPASVAGADDLDWDALAQCESGGRPSATDASGTYGGLYQFDVTTWQSLGGSGRPQDASGAEQTYRAKKLYVQRGATPWPHCGRRLYR, from the coding sequence ATCCGTGGCGAGGAGCCCTACGGCGGCCACCGCGACGGCCCGTACGGTGACCAGGGCGGTGGCCGGGGCCGCGGCGACGGCCGGGCCGACGCCGGGGCCGGCGGCCCGTACGCGGACCACCGCCGAGCCCCGCTCGACGGCCCGTACGAAGCCCCCTACGACAGCCCGCTCCGCGACCTCCTCGCCCCCCGCGGCGAGCCCGGTCACCCCGCGCCGCCGGAGGCGGACCCCGCCGTCCCGGCCCCCCGCCCCGCGCGGCGCCGCAACGGCCGCGGGCGCACCGCCGCCCCCCACGAGGACCCGTACCGCACCCCGGCGGAGGAGCCCCCGGGCCCCGGTCGGCGCCGCCGCCCGGAAGGCGGCGGCCCCGCCACCGTCTGGCCCCCCGCCGAAACCGGCCCCGGGCGCCGTCGCCGGAGCGAGAACCCGCCGCCCGCCCCGGCACCGGCCGGCACCGGCAGACGCCGCGCGGCCCCCGCAGCCGCTCCCCCTCCCGCGACCGCCGTCGCAGCCGCTGCGCCCGGCCCCGACCACTGGCGCCGCATCGTCCCCCAGGCCCTGGTCGTCGCCTTCCTCGCGGGCGGCACCACCGCCTTCGTCGCGGCCGACAAGACGGTCCGCCTCACCGTCGACGGCGTCCCCCGCACCCTCCACACCTTCGCGGACGGCGTCGACGAACTGCTCGCCGCCGAACACCTCGGCGTCGGCTCCCACGACCTCGTCGCCCCCGGCCGGGACACCGCCCTCGAGGACGGCGAGGAGGTCGTCGTCCGCTACGGGCGCCCCCTCCACCTCACCCTTGACGGAACGTCCCGCCAGGTGTGGACCACCTCCCGCACCGTCGAAGGCGCCCTGCGCCAGCTCGGCATCCGCGCCGAAGGCGCCTACCTCTCCGCCGCCCCCGCCGCCGCCGTACCGCGCGCCGGACTCGCCCTCACCGTCCGCACCGAACGCGGCGTCACCTTCATGGCCGACGGCCACGAGACCACCATCCGCACCAACGCCGCCACCGTCCAAGAGGCCCTCGGCCAGGCCGGCATCACCCTGCGCGGCCAGGACACCACCTCCGTCGCCCCGGAGTCCTTCCCTCGCGACGGGCAGACCGTCACCGTGCTGCGCATCACCGGCACCCGCGAGGTCCGCGAGGAACGCATCCCGTTCGAGACGGAGCGGGCCGAGGACGACAGCCTGTTCGCCGGCACCGAGCTGGTGGAACGCGCCGGCCGGCCCGGGACCCGCCGGGTCACCTACAGCCTGCGCACCGTCAACGGCGTACAGGAGAAACCCCGCCGGCTCTCCGACGAGGTGATCCGCGAGCCCGTCACCCAGCTCGTCAAGGTCGGCACGAAGCCGCTGCCGGCCTCCGTGGCGGGCGCCGACGACCTCGACTGGGACGCGCTGGCCCAGTGCGAGTCGGGCGGCCGGCCCTCCGCCACCGACGCGTCGGGCACCTACGGCGGGCTGTACCAGTTCGACGTGACCACCTGGCAGAGCCTCGGCGGCAGCGGCCGGCCCCAGGACGCCTCGGGCGCGGAGCAGACGTACCGGGCCAAGAAGCTCTACGTGCAGCGGGGGGCGACTCCCTGGCCCCACTGCGGCCGTAGGCTTTACCGGTGA
- the rsmA gene encoding 16S rRNA (adenine(1518)-N(6)/adenine(1519)-N(6))-dimethyltransferase RsmA, translating to MSTAEQQPHETPSDALLGPADIRELAAVLGVRPTKQKGQNFVIDANTVRRIVRTAEVRPDDVVVEVGPGLGSLTLALLEAADRVTAVEIDDVLAAALPATIEARMPGRKDRFALVHSDAMLVTELPGPAPTALVANLPYNVAVPVLLTMLDRFPSIERTLVMVQAEVADRLAAEPGNKVYGVPSVKANWYAHVKRAGSIGRKVFWPAPNVDSGLVSLVRRTEPIKTTASKAEVFAVVDAAFAQRRKTLRAALAGWAGSAAGAEAALVAAGVSPQARGESLTVEEFAAIAEHKPAAERPAL from the coding sequence GTGAGCACCGCAGAGCAGCAGCCCCACGAGACACCTTCCGACGCCCTCCTCGGACCGGCCGACATCCGGGAACTGGCCGCCGTCCTCGGCGTCCGGCCGACGAAGCAGAAGGGCCAGAACTTCGTCATCGACGCCAACACGGTCCGCCGGATCGTCCGCACCGCCGAGGTGCGGCCGGACGACGTGGTCGTGGAGGTCGGACCGGGTCTGGGCTCCCTCACGCTCGCGCTGCTGGAGGCCGCGGACCGGGTCACCGCCGTCGAGATCGACGACGTCCTCGCCGCGGCGCTGCCCGCCACCATCGAGGCGCGGATGCCCGGGCGCAAGGACCGCTTCGCGCTCGTGCACTCCGACGCGATGCTCGTCACCGAGCTGCCGGGCCCCGCGCCGACGGCGCTCGTCGCGAACCTGCCGTACAACGTGGCGGTGCCCGTCCTGCTGACCATGCTCGACCGCTTCCCCAGCATCGAGCGGACGCTGGTGATGGTGCAGGCGGAGGTCGCCGACCGGCTCGCCGCCGAGCCGGGCAACAAGGTGTACGGGGTGCCCTCCGTCAAGGCCAACTGGTACGCGCACGTCAAGCGGGCCGGGTCCATCGGACGCAAGGTGTTCTGGCCCGCCCCCAACGTCGACTCCGGTCTGGTCTCGCTGGTCCGCCGGACCGAGCCGATCAAGACCACCGCCTCCAAGGCGGAGGTCTTCGCGGTCGTCGACGCCGCCTTCGCGCAGCGGCGCAAGACCCTGCGCGCCGCCCTCGCCGGCTGGGCCGGCTCCGCCGCGGGCGCCGAGGCCGCGCTGGTCGCCGCGGGCGTCTCCCCGCAGGCCCGCGGGGAGTCCCTGACGGTGGAGGAGTTCGCCGCGATCGCCGAGCACAAGCCGGCCGCCGAGAGGCCCGCCCTGTGA
- a CDS encoding 4-(cytidine 5'-diphospho)-2-C-methyl-D-erythritol kinase, with product MSGGVTVRVPAKVNVRLAVGAARPDGFHDLANVFLAVSLYDEVTAAPADALTVTCEGPDAGQVPLDRSNLAARAAEALAARNGLAPSVHLHIAKNIPVAGGMAGGSADGAAALLACDELWGLDTPRAELLDICAELGSDVPFSLVGGAALGTGRGEVLTPVPAETFHWVFAVADGGLSTPAVFREFDRLTAGQDVPAPQASRALLDALASGDPDALAATLANDLQPAALSLRPQLADTLAAGTRAGALAALVSGSGPTTAFLVRDARSAATVAAALEASGTCRTTRVADGPAPGATVVCAPSGRVRLRG from the coding sequence GTGAGCGGCGGCGTGACCGTACGGGTCCCCGCGAAGGTCAACGTCCGCCTCGCGGTCGGCGCCGCCCGGCCCGACGGCTTCCACGACCTGGCGAACGTCTTCCTCGCCGTGTCCCTGTACGACGAGGTCACCGCGGCCCCCGCCGACGCGCTGACGGTGACCTGCGAAGGCCCCGACGCCGGCCAGGTGCCCCTGGACCGCAGCAACCTCGCCGCCCGCGCCGCCGAGGCCCTCGCCGCCCGCAACGGCCTCGCCCCGTCCGTGCACCTCCACATCGCGAAGAACATCCCCGTGGCCGGCGGCATGGCCGGAGGCAGCGCGGACGGCGCCGCGGCCCTGCTGGCCTGCGACGAACTGTGGGGCCTGGACACCCCGCGCGCGGAGCTGCTGGACATCTGCGCCGAGCTGGGCAGCGACGTGCCGTTCAGCCTGGTCGGCGGCGCGGCGCTCGGCACGGGCCGCGGGGAGGTCCTCACCCCCGTCCCCGCCGAAACCTTCCACTGGGTGTTCGCGGTCGCCGACGGCGGACTGTCGACCCCGGCCGTGTTCCGCGAGTTCGACCGGCTCACCGCCGGGCAGGACGTCCCGGCCCCGCAGGCCTCCCGGGCCCTGCTGGACGCCCTCGCCTCGGGCGACCCCGACGCGCTCGCCGCGACCCTGGCCAACGACCTCCAGCCCGCCGCCCTGTCGCTGCGGCCGCAGCTCGCCGACACCCTCGCGGCGGGCACCCGCGCCGGAGCCCTGGCCGCACTGGTCTCCGGATCCGGCCCCACCACCGCGTTCCTGGTCCGCGACGCACGGTCCGCGGCCACGGTGGCCGCCGCCCTCGAAGCCTCCGGGACCTGCCGCACCACCCGTGTCGCCGACGGCCCCGCCCCGGGAGCCACCGTCGTCTGCGCGCCGTCCGGGAGGGTTAGGCTGAGGGGCTGA
- a CDS encoding ABC-F family ATP-binding cassette domain-containing protein, with protein sequence MAVNLVNVEAVSKVYGTRTLLDGISLGVSEGDRIGVVGRNGDGKTTLIRMLAKLEEPDTGRVTQSGGLRMGVLTQHDSLDPQATVRHEIIGDMADHEWAGDAKIRDVLTGLFGGLDLPGFGQGLDTVIGPLSGGERRRIALAKLLIAEQDLLVLDEPTNHLDVEGISWLAKHLQERRSALVCVTHDRWFLDQVCTRMWDVQRGAVHEYEGGYSDYVFARAERERIAATEESKRQNLMRKELAWLRRGAPARTSKPRYRIEAANELIADVPPPRDTSELMRFANARLGKTVFDLEDVTVQAGPKILLKHLTWHLGPGDRVGLVGVNGAGKTSLLRALAAAARTQGEEQPAGGSVTVGKTVRLAYLSQEVGELDPSLRVLEAVQRVRDRVDLGKGREMTAGQLCEQFGFTKEKQWTPVGDLSGGERRRLQILRLLMDEPNVLFLDEPTNDLDIETLTQLEDLLDGWPGSMIVISHDRFFIERTTDTVMALLGDASLRMLPRGLDEYLERRRAMIEAAAPAPAPAAVKSSSSGDARAAKKELQKIERQLNKMSDRESNLHAQIAENSTDYDKVAKLDAELRELIAERDELEMRWLELAEEA encoded by the coding sequence ATGGCCGTCAATCTGGTCAATGTCGAGGCAGTCAGCAAGGTGTACGGCACCCGTACCCTGCTCGACGGCATCTCCCTCGGCGTGTCCGAGGGAGACCGCATCGGTGTCGTCGGCCGCAACGGCGACGGCAAGACCACCCTCATCCGGATGCTCGCCAAGCTGGAGGAACCCGACACCGGCCGCGTCACCCAGTCCGGCGGCCTGCGCATGGGCGTCCTCACCCAGCACGACTCCCTCGACCCGCAGGCCACCGTCCGCCACGAGATCATCGGCGACATGGCCGACCACGAGTGGGCCGGCGACGCCAAGATCCGCGACGTGCTGACCGGTCTCTTCGGCGGCCTGGACCTGCCCGGCTTCGGCCAGGGCCTCGACACCGTCATCGGCCCGCTCTCCGGCGGCGAGCGCCGGCGCATCGCCCTCGCCAAGCTCCTCATCGCCGAGCAGGACCTCCTCGTCCTCGACGAGCCCACGAACCACCTCGACGTCGAAGGCATCTCCTGGCTGGCCAAGCACCTCCAGGAACGCCGCTCCGCGCTCGTCTGCGTCACCCACGACCGCTGGTTCCTCGACCAGGTCTGCACCCGCATGTGGGACGTCCAGCGCGGAGCCGTCCACGAGTACGAGGGCGGCTACAGCGACTACGTCTTCGCCCGCGCCGAACGCGAACGGATCGCCGCCACCGAGGAGTCCAAGCGGCAGAACCTCATGCGCAAGGAGCTCGCCTGGCTGCGCCGCGGCGCCCCGGCCCGCACCTCCAAGCCGCGTTACCGCATCGAGGCCGCCAACGAGCTCATCGCCGACGTGCCGCCGCCGCGCGACACGTCCGAGCTGATGCGCTTCGCCAACGCCCGCCTCGGCAAGACCGTCTTCGACCTGGAAGACGTCACCGTCCAGGCCGGGCCGAAGATCCTGCTCAAGCACCTCACCTGGCACCTCGGCCCCGGCGACCGCGTCGGCCTCGTCGGCGTCAACGGCGCCGGCAAGACCTCCCTGCTGCGCGCCCTCGCCGCGGCCGCCCGCACCCAGGGCGAGGAGCAGCCCGCGGGCGGCAGCGTCACCGTCGGCAAGACCGTCCGGCTGGCTTACCTCTCCCAGGAGGTCGGCGAACTCGACCCCTCGCTGCGCGTCCTGGAGGCCGTCCAGCGCGTCCGCGACCGCGTCGACCTCGGCAAGGGCCGCGAGATGACCGCCGGTCAGCTGTGCGAGCAGTTCGGGTTCACCAAGGAGAAGCAGTGGACGCCGGTCGGCGACCTCTCCGGCGGCGAGCGGCGACGGCTGCAGATCCTGCGCCTGCTGATGGACGAGCCCAACGTCCTGTTCCTCGACGAGCCGACCAACGACCTCGACATCGAGACCCTGACCCAGCTGGAGGACCTCCTCGACGGCTGGCCCGGCTCGATGATCGTCATCTCCCACGACCGGTTCTTCATCGAGCGCACCACCGACACCGTGATGGCGCTCCTCGGCGACGCGTCCCTGCGCATGCTCCCGCGCGGCCTGGACGAGTACCTGGAACGCCGCCGGGCGATGATCGAGGCCGCCGCCCCGGCGCCCGCGCCCGCGGCCGTCAAGTCGTCGTCCTCGGGCGACGCGCGCGCCGCCAAGAAGGAACTCCAGAAGATCGAGCGGCAGCTCAACAAGATGTCGGACCGCGAGTCGAACCTGCACGCGCAGATCGCCGAGAACTCCACCGACTACGACAAGGTCGCCAAACTCGACGCGGAGCTGCGTGAACTCATCGCAGAACGGGACGAGTTGGAGATGCGCTGGCTGGAGCTCGCCGAAGAGGCCTGA
- a CDS encoding outer membrane protein assembly factor BamB family protein has protein sequence MTEPPQPPPNQPPPPSGYGHLPGPPQPGYVPPPAANPYAQQPATAPQQHVPHPSQQQFPQPGYGYPPPPGMPQGRPGAPGGPGNRKLVVTIAAVVAATLVLGTGAYFAFGRDGGGAPKPPVAQGSTSADDKPSGSPSVDTGDGSGNGSGDQEDFNAGRKPGEDKVLWYKSAKIDGPGAGIPAQGQWVVGDVVVKTVGKSLVGYQVTDGKQKWKLDLSSDICGSTHQTTGDGKTVVLLKQDDSNTADCNQLKLIDLKSGKEGWTKTVEQQNLFDTAISAFPSIVGDTVTVNRLISSTAYKISTGDKLFTGNVPEGCKPHAYIGGGAKMIGIATCEDADRTVEVQGADPATGKKSWTYRLPKGFTVNSVYSVDPLVIDVGNRGTKERAVLSLGPDGHKRASMSAEGSFAICPGGDEGRQGCGTSAVADDTLYLVTASATGGKSNEIVAFDLGTGKAKWRTPSGDNTLLAPLGAEKGRLIAYRKSLSSDKGGEIVAVPAAGGNPTVLLHNPSGAASKVESAFYSPELDYVDGRFFLSVTRLQADGKDEKLLMAFGK, from the coding sequence ATGACCGAGCCGCCCCAGCCGCCGCCGAACCAGCCGCCACCGCCTTCCGGTTACGGCCACCTGCCCGGCCCGCCGCAGCCCGGGTACGTTCCCCCGCCGGCCGCGAACCCGTACGCCCAGCAGCCCGCGACGGCCCCGCAGCAGCACGTCCCGCACCCCTCGCAGCAGCAGTTCCCGCAGCCCGGTTACGGCTACCCGCCGCCCCCCGGCATGCCCCAGGGCCGGCCCGGCGCGCCCGGCGGCCCGGGCAACCGGAAACTGGTCGTCACCATCGCCGCCGTCGTGGCCGCCACCCTCGTCCTGGGCACCGGCGCGTACTTCGCCTTCGGCCGGGACGGCGGCGGCGCCCCCAAGCCGCCCGTCGCGCAGGGCAGTACGTCCGCCGACGACAAGCCCTCCGGCTCGCCGTCCGTCGACACCGGCGACGGAAGCGGCAACGGCAGCGGCGACCAGGAGGACTTCAACGCCGGGCGCAAGCCCGGCGAGGACAAGGTCCTCTGGTACAAGAGCGCGAAGATCGACGGACCCGGCGCCGGCATTCCCGCCCAGGGCCAGTGGGTCGTCGGCGACGTTGTCGTCAAGACGGTGGGCAAGTCCCTCGTCGGCTACCAGGTCACCGACGGCAAGCAGAAGTGGAAGCTCGACCTCTCCTCCGACATCTGCGGGAGCACCCACCAGACCACGGGCGACGGCAAGACCGTCGTCCTGCTCAAGCAGGACGACAGCAACACCGCCGACTGCAACCAGCTGAAGCTGATCGACCTCAAATCGGGCAAGGAGGGCTGGACGAAGACCGTCGAGCAGCAGAACCTCTTCGACACCGCCATCAGCGCCTTCCCGAGCATCGTCGGCGACACCGTCACCGTCAACCGCCTCATCTCCAGCACCGCCTACAAGATCAGCACCGGTGACAAGCTCTTCACCGGCAACGTCCCCGAAGGCTGCAAGCCGCACGCCTACATCGGCGGCGGCGCCAAGATGATCGGCATCGCCACCTGCGAGGACGCCGACCGCACCGTCGAAGTCCAGGGCGCCGACCCGGCCACCGGCAAGAAGAGCTGGACCTACCGCCTGCCCAAGGGATTCACCGTCAACAGCGTCTATTCCGTGGACCCGCTCGTCATCGACGTCGGCAACCGCGGCACCAAGGAACGGGCCGTCCTCTCCTTGGGCCCCGACGGGCACAAGCGCGCCAGCATGTCCGCCGAAGGCTCGTTCGCCATCTGCCCCGGGGGCGACGAAGGCCGGCAGGGCTGCGGAACCTCCGCAGTCGCCGACGACACGCTGTACCTGGTGACCGCGTCCGCGACGGGCGGCAAGTCCAACGAGATCGTCGCCTTCGACCTGGGCACCGGCAAGGCGAAGTGGCGCACCCCCTCCGGGGACAACACCCTCCTCGCCCCGCTCGGGGCCGAGAAGGGACGGCTGATCGCCTACCGCAAGAGCCTGTCCTCCGACAAGGGCGGCGAGATCGTCGCCGTCCCGGCCGCCGGCGGCAACCCCACCGTGCTGCTGCACAACCCGTCGGGAGCCGCCTCGAAGGTCGAGAGCGCGTTCTACTCCCCGGAGCTCGACTACGTGGACGGCCGGTTCTTCCTGTCCGTCACCCGTCTGCAGGCCGACGGCAAGGACGAGAAGCTCCTGATGGCCTTCGGCAAGTGA
- a CDS encoding outer membrane protein assembly factor BamB family protein has protein sequence MSTPSTPPPPPNQPPPGGYGTPPPVPPVPPTVPQQPAAAPPGQPSYGYPPQASAGYGYPQQQAAGFPTAPHQAVGQGGAGGGDKRTQLMIVGAALLAIVLIISGGFWYVSGQDGGGGAQPTANGSPSGNTGNNKGPAPSGGTEKVPANTKSRTLVNVPSPAPDDVVSVDGSWLTDTTYVKSDVAKVVGYNLVDGGKKWEIPLPAQICGATKHVSGNKTAILFQEGMASESNKYPRCTQVGVIDLDAGKLVWSGTAKSQTNGDKPVPFTEVTVSGQTVAAGGLGGGAAWNLADGASLWTPKPDAEGCYDLGYAGGEALAVLRKCGRDPNVTLYAQALDPATGAPKASYKLAPGIEWAGIISTKPLIVAANVGNTAKNATNVSDLFVIDDAGQLKSRIGLSSGNYGPDCPATEVEQCTGMVVGNGKVYLPTYEHQGAAGSIGRTNELVSFDLETGKGTTDRADAGERYTMYPLRMDGSNIIAYKEPPYDGGGQIVSIDGKTMKQTVLMQNPSDKAVHSAETQFVVDHAEFRYHNGHLFIARTMVRKPYGSAGDPEHLFVSFIAN, from the coding sequence ATGAGCACGCCCAGTACCCCGCCCCCGCCGCCGAACCAGCCGCCGCCGGGCGGCTACGGCACGCCCCCGCCGGTGCCGCCCGTGCCGCCGACGGTCCCGCAGCAGCCCGCGGCCGCCCCGCCCGGGCAGCCCTCGTACGGCTACCCCCCGCAGGCGTCGGCCGGCTACGGCTACCCCCAGCAGCAGGCCGCCGGCTTCCCCACGGCGCCGCACCAGGCCGTCGGCCAGGGCGGAGCGGGCGGCGGCGACAAGCGCACCCAGCTGATGATCGTCGGGGCCGCGCTGCTGGCCATCGTCCTCATCATCAGCGGCGGCTTCTGGTACGTCTCCGGCCAGGACGGCGGCGGCGGTGCCCAGCCCACCGCCAACGGATCCCCCAGCGGCAACACGGGGAACAACAAGGGCCCGGCGCCCTCGGGCGGCACGGAGAAGGTCCCGGCCAACACCAAGTCGCGGACCCTGGTCAACGTGCCCAGCCCGGCGCCCGACGACGTCGTCTCCGTCGACGGCTCCTGGCTCACCGACACCACCTACGTCAAGTCCGACGTGGCCAAGGTCGTCGGCTACAACCTCGTCGACGGCGGCAAGAAGTGGGAGATCCCGCTCCCCGCCCAGATCTGCGGCGCGACCAAGCACGTCAGCGGCAACAAGACCGCCATCCTCTTCCAGGAGGGCATGGCCAGCGAGAGCAACAAGTACCCCCGGTGCACCCAGGTCGGCGTCATCGACCTCGACGCCGGCAAGCTCGTCTGGTCCGGCACCGCCAAGTCCCAGACCAACGGTGACAAGCCCGTCCCCTTCACCGAGGTCACCGTCAGCGGCCAGACCGTCGCCGCGGGCGGCCTGGGCGGCGGCGCCGCCTGGAACCTCGCCGACGGCGCGTCGCTGTGGACGCCCAAGCCCGACGCGGAGGGCTGCTACGACCTCGGCTACGCGGGCGGCGAAGCCCTCGCCGTGCTGCGCAAGTGCGGCCGCGACCCCAACGTGACCCTGTACGCGCAGGCCCTCGACCCCGCCACGGGCGCGCCGAAGGCCTCGTACAAGCTGGCCCCCGGCATCGAGTGGGCGGGCATCATCTCCACCAAGCCGCTCATCGTCGCCGCCAACGTCGGCAACACCGCCAAGAACGCCACCAACGTCAGCGACCTCTTCGTCATCGACGACGCCGGCCAGCTCAAGTCCCGCATCGGCCTCTCCAGCGGCAACTACGGGCCCGACTGCCCCGCGACCGAGGTCGAGCAGTGCACGGGCATGGTCGTCGGCAACGGCAAGGTCTACCTCCCCACCTACGAGCACCAGGGCGCGGCGGGCTCCATCGGCCGTACCAACGAGCTGGTCTCCTTCGACCTGGAGACCGGCAAGGGCACCACGGACCGTGCCGACGCCGGTGAGCGGTACACGATGTACCCGCTGCGCATGGACGGGTCGAACATCATCGCCTACAAGGAGCCCCCGTACGACGGAGGCGGCCAGATCGTCAGCATCGACGGCAAGACGATGAAGCAGACCGTCCTGATGCAGAACCCGTCCGACAAGGCCGTCCACAGCGCCGAGACGCAGTTCGTGGTCGACCACGCGGAGTTCCGCTACCACAACGGGCACCTGTTCATCGCCCGCACGATGGTCCGCAAGCCGTACGGCAGCGCAGGTGACCCCGAGCACCTGTTCGTGTCCTTCATCGCCAACTGA
- a CDS encoding response regulator transcription factor: MGVRVMVVDEHRLLAEALASALKLRGHRVLAAAAPAAGAAELVISRAPEVCLFGTATPAEPAVFEPVVRIRRERPQIAVVVLGPVPNPRGIAAAFAAGACGYVRHDERIEGVERALAKARAGEVAISPQLLQSAFAELLNPAAQPDDEGSRLLRLLTPREVEVLVRVAEGEDTRLIAAGMAIAPSTARTHVQRVLMKLGVGSRLEAAALAARTGLLERAAPPVWPPTAGT; the protein is encoded by the coding sequence ATGGGCGTACGGGTCATGGTGGTCGACGAGCACCGCCTGCTGGCCGAGGCGCTCGCCTCGGCCCTCAAACTGCGCGGCCACCGGGTCCTCGCGGCCGCCGCGCCGGCCGCCGGAGCGGCCGAGCTGGTCATCAGCCGCGCTCCCGAGGTCTGCCTCTTCGGTACCGCCACCCCCGCGGAGCCGGCCGTCTTCGAACCCGTCGTCCGCATCAGGCGCGAGCGCCCGCAGATCGCCGTCGTGGTCCTCGGCCCCGTGCCGAACCCGCGCGGGATCGCCGCGGCCTTCGCCGCGGGCGCCTGCGGGTACGTACGCCACGACGAGCGCATCGAGGGCGTGGAACGGGCGCTGGCCAAGGCGCGGGCGGGGGAGGTGGCCATCTCCCCGCAGCTGCTGCAGAGCGCCTTCGCGGAGCTGCTCAACCCCGCCGCCCAGCCCGACGACGAGGGCAGCCGGCTGCTGCGGCTGCTCACGCCGCGCGAGGTGGAGGTACTGGTCCGGGTCGCGGAGGGCGAGGACACCCGGCTCATCGCGGCCGGCATGGCCATCGCGCCGAGCACCGCCCGTACGCACGTCCAGCGGGTCCTGATGAAGCTGGGCGTGGGCTCGCGGCTGGAGGCGGCCGCGCTGGCCGCCCGTACCGGCCTCCTCGAGCGGGCCGCGCCGCCGGTGTGGCCGCCGACCGCCGGGACCTGA
- the galE gene encoding UDP-glucose 4-epimerase GalE gives MSKYLVTGGAGYVGGVVAAHLLEAGHEVTVLDNFSTGFGEGVPAGATLIEGRIQDAAEHLDPSFDAVLHFAASSQVGESVVNPGKYWDNNVGGTLALLTAMRGAGVRKLVFSSTAATYGEPTEGLLTETSVTAPTNPYGASKLAVDHMIAGECVAHGLAAVSLRYFNVAGAYGEFGERHDPETHLIPLVLQVALGQRESISVFGDDYPTPDGTCVRDYIHVADLAQAHLSALRVATEGEHLICNLGNGSGFSVREVIETVRKVTGREIPEVVAPRRPGDPAVLVASARTAHERLGWTPSRSDLTGIVTDAWNFARRNHS, from the coding sequence GTGAGCAAGTACCTGGTCACGGGCGGCGCCGGATACGTGGGCGGCGTCGTCGCCGCCCACCTCCTGGAAGCCGGCCACGAGGTGACCGTCCTCGACAACTTCTCCACCGGCTTCGGCGAGGGCGTCCCCGCGGGCGCCACCCTGATCGAGGGGCGGATCCAGGACGCCGCCGAGCACCTGGACCCCTCCTTCGACGCCGTGCTCCACTTCGCGGCCTCCTCGCAGGTCGGCGAGTCCGTCGTGAACCCCGGCAAGTACTGGGACAACAACGTCGGCGGCACCCTCGCCCTGCTGACCGCGATGCGCGGGGCGGGCGTGCGCAAGCTCGTCTTCTCCTCCACCGCCGCCACCTACGGCGAGCCCACCGAAGGCCTGCTGACGGAGACGTCGGTGACCGCGCCGACCAACCCCTACGGCGCCTCCAAGCTCGCCGTCGACCACATGATCGCGGGGGAGTGCGTGGCGCACGGCCTGGCCGCGGTGTCGCTGCGCTACTTCAACGTGGCGGGCGCGTACGGGGAGTTCGGTGAGCGGCACGACCCCGAGACGCACCTGATCCCGCTGGTCCTGCAGGTCGCGCTCGGACAGCGCGAGTCCATCTCGGTGTTCGGGGACGACTACCCGACCCCCGACGGCACCTGCGTGCGCGACTACATCCACGTCGCGGACCTCGCGCAGGCCCACCTGTCGGCGCTGCGCGTCGCCACCGAGGGCGAGCACCTGATCTGCAACCTGGGCAACGGCAGCGGTTTCTCGGTCCGCGAGGTCATCGAGACCGTCCGCAAAGTCACCGGCCGGGAGATCCCCGAGGTCGTCGCCCCGCGCCGCCCGGGCGACCCGGCGGTGCTGGTGGCCTCCGCCCGCACGGCGCACGAGCGCCTCGGCTGGACCCCCTCCCGCTCCGACCTCACCGGCATCGTGACCGACGCCTGGAACTTCGCGCGCCGCAACCACTCCTGA